A single window of Plasmodium reichenowi strain SY57 chromosome 12, whole genome shotgun sequence DNA harbors:
- a CDS encoding rhoptry neck protein 3, putative has translation MNKYWLYIAYVYLLLNILSKCNKIENNNNKVKNLTVYNNDIGQYFKKKDIQCKHHIEINQDSNHNEYSFLSLKASSIFNQYYVAKLINTLLYRGFHLNVYFHKNVAMYESFSRTNFFFYLTILNKKNVKKIVKIISKAERSNNKRKFNVFKKYLISEFDYPNFEIDDTVKNEMNQAILVYKKAKSDSYWSVMDALKKDGLLLARTFLSVSFVQSLRGIIGLINHKLIDLCFTNAYVFNHVASFDKLIMNNIFGVIMSYVFKSLLLFFYPLIIPFRGAFAFVISAFCITQLGKIVFAIYKNLRQLYRISYRKIYSVVLKVKLRNEPELKKYAMKLLYGDALIMITKIWKLSYVNVSEHLNGKNVYPILNNLFEKNLGTGFFDFSNSLFKYVMNYLEEINLLNAKSVDVEKELILNRHNFKLLLKILKITKKSLLYEESYMKISVANLLTKFYTLILVNIEHISKLNPKEHFYNDLDNEFKHIYQDQMFELFIQKISSDIVRKPFIKRNIGRIDKGSIELTLALIKVKLLHYKPTLNNPYSSLYFDENLKKQLNYAFKLIIIGSTSIIASLANYGERYGLLKQCPLDIVKNLNQQCEYISFEIKKLVFPINIFVNLLIPLFLPYDDVLVDKNIIDEIKQFFNVIIDTDDSYLQKYMKTTINTIRKSKDLDINNVNYEEEMEKIVVQEAHKVIEEINKERRASFKFQDFVVKEDSVVLYNKSGIQYSFKFDHLNRKEDFMRIIGSYQFKNPISYQTAQIVFEPQNNHIGSLMVGSNKNMFDGKLSVCHMCYKEDDDSLVVDSIFSILWSSGIDRFSAFIFASFIGAVKQTYHQGTSWKRALSNMAPTEFYEMHKLFMDKSVYGKEKSQNYFLKNIRKYRFQFSRGSFSRMFRTFLENSLNKINFFNSEEAIIILVMSTLYALYKNIEQFDIPLKETYKLYQQKLIESYYHIDKYSHHYETYTLNIRRKKYNALVNSEHEKAQQASQGEGKDEAENAELKKRVEKRIKFNDIQLTMEDEVVRNTKYLQLELQAKPQEREKIIQYLTYKYKEIPNHEMFPHLPHQCYFLLYYNYEPFLEKNLHGLEGVVSKITGKSVLSRYLKNINLIQPEKTRFASIKLKDLINILCGTHMFLKKEHITFDEIYKYENSNDALKHLLIIVALLRIEKRTNRYSWTTYLTLQKQLDERKRYYDTPFKYLFLKITKVRRYYGSAKKKMLLGFGKKFKGVRFLNILRYTRFFEIMEYAESINEFYPYCYIKFEDVLTFSNVFYKFKYSLLRYTTSKQSVRNVVNNFNLSPQTTVNNENLLLRIFRFIELIIKKKYNVDIHHVRKDDKDFDRHAYNKNEYILNDIKFNPNIEQYLRQLTGFIKLLTDMKFTNFLFLRNLYYFVKFYAVTGDLTYSINNSSIYLCNRNYLEFILNSIVEFENFKKFMVKIKEKFDIEKYPIDPYNFQTECYSIDSVKTYRFFLSDLDKLKSYQDIENLQNVSSFYKDYLYMGLFYENLDVRNLNVYYNLNKKKNEDHKAHGSNAFLDGGLSLSKNMSFNDINDLSESIQNYLYLEKFLADSNIPSIPYQGFSVRRVNDGMHVTYNNRSTTPPIYKDNVLDQFELVGKSLISEYFQKVKCSFVQYPFNLYYWLVLNPGKPNITLSSKTGLIKEDDLIPKTVEEKLKEEEEHDIKIVENILSEDIFDFKDKSDDDQSTTADLLSTDTDDSETDAEKTSTNSNTLHKKETPAMKYNMNIAQDEINRQNDVSKNTTYSENNEYTAENISKPSDQNTQNYGTKMPSPSFIQIAKVNEQNDAHIESSKNTQENLKYDYNSNMYEENKNDKKNKKLNNNTKEISFLERRENNPIPFSSNMIKEKNKEAHKEHYGYFNRPYNMYVPQKDIFRNFHLVVKVVHALISLNKFSMVSPDTILKKGIESMKKKHSLKMIKNINPFIHKMILDMNETIQKLKSDSEKAYAGPKADIISLYKIVEFQLFNQYIIYPPLKRLTKKELKYILDVVNQGYYFYLKNVIQKLKRENLQKSKVIKIFNNFQEFSNLLDDDGIDKLYNIFTETFKCKNIKCFDLLFQGFLTEQYNNIVYRYTHDHDAMNSYNDNIFNNKELLNKIFRRAYDNYFITPIKSHQPKKLISLEKPSLEQPVLTLEEFAYGFHEFGNKIEKWRSLLTLFNIRHIYINICHMLLSVKHSIQRSHRVFMHKFGFFGIFRKKREIYIP, from the exons atgaataaatattgGTTGTATATTGCTTATGTTTATCTATTATTAAACATACTATcaaaatgtaataaaatagaaaataataataataaggtCAAGAATTTGACCGTTTACAATAATGATATAG gacaatattttaaaaaaaaagacatACAATGCAAACACCATATAGAAATAAATCAAGATTCTAATCATAATGaatattcctttttatcattaaaGGCAAGTTCAATATTTAACCAGTACTATGTTGCCAAATTAATTAATACCCTTTTATATAGAGGATTTCATTTGa aTGTCTATTTCCATAAAAATGTGGCTATGTATGAATCCTTTTCCAGAACTaactttttcttttatttaaccatattaaacaaaaaaaatgtcAAAAAAATAGTTAAGATAATATCCAAAGCAGAACGTTCAAATA atAAAAGAAAGTTTAATGTATTCAAGAAGTATTTAATTTCTGAGTTTGATTATCCCAATTTTGAAATCGACGACACCGTAAAGAATGAAATGAACCAAGCAATTTtagtatataaaaaagcAAAAT CTGATTCATACTGGAGTGTTATGGATGCATTAAAGAAGGATGGTTTATTATTAGCTAGAACCTTTTTATCTGTTTCTTTTGTTCAAAGTCTTAGAGGTATTATCGGTCTTATTAACCACAAATTAATAGATTTGTGTTTTACTAATGCCTATGTATTTAACCACGTAGCATCTTTTGATAAACttattatgaataatatttttggTGTTATAATGTCATATGTATTTAAATCACTTTTACTCTTTTTCTATCCATTAATTATACCTTTCCGTGGTGCCTTTGCTTTTGTTATATCTGCTTTTTGTATCACACAGTTGGGAAAAATAGTATTTGCAATATACAAAAATCTCAGACAATTATATAGAATATCATACAGAAAAATATACAGTGTTGTATTAAAAG TTAAATTAAGAAATGAACCAGaacttaaaaaatatgccatgaaattattatacGGTGATGCCTTAATTATGATTACAAAAATATGGAAGTTGTCATATGTAAATGTCAGTGAGCACTTGAATGGAAAAAATGTTTATCCAATTTTAAATAActtatttgaaaaaaatttggGAACAGGTTTCTTTGATTTTAGTAACTCCTTATTCAAATATGTTATGAATTACTTAGAggaaataaatttattaaat gCCAAAAGTGTTGATGTAGAAAAAGAACTCATTTTGAATAGACATAATTTCAAACTATTacttaaaattttaaagaTTACTAAGAAGTCCttattatatgaagaaTCTTATATGAAGATATCTGTTGCTAATTTATTAACTAAATTTTACACCTTGATTTTAGTAAATATAGAACATATAAGTAAATTAAATCCAAAGGAACATTTCTATAACGATTTAGATAATGaatttaaacatatatatcaaGATCAAATGtttgaattatttatacaaaagATATCTTCAGATATTGTTAGAAAACCATTTATCAAAAGAAATATTGGAAGAATAGATAAAGGTAGTATAGAATTAACATTAGcattaataaaagtaaaattattacattaCAAACCAACATTGAATAATCCATATTCCagtttatattttgatgagaatttaaagaaacaattaaattatgcatttaaattaattattattggTTCTACTAGTATAATTGCTAGTCTTGCAAACTACGGAGAAAGATATGGTCTTTTAAAACAATGTCCATTAGATATTGTTAAGAATTTAAATCAACAATGtgaatatatttcttttgaAATTAAGAAATTAGTATTCccaataaatatttttgttaacTTATTAATTCCATTATTTTTACCATATGATGATGTATTAgtagataaaaatataattgaTGAAATCAAACAATTCTTTAATGTTATTATCGATACCGATGATTCTTActtacaaaaatatatgaaaacAACAATTAACACTATAAGAAAATCAAAAGATcttgatataaataatgtaaattATGAAGAAGAAATGGAAAAAATTGTAGTTCAAGAAGCACATAAAGTTATTGAAGAAATTAACAAAGAAAGACGAGCATCTTTCAAATTTCAAGATTTTGTAGTCAAAGAAGATTCAGTAGTattgtataataaaagtgGAATCcaatattcatttaaatttGATCATTTAAATAGAAAAGAAGATTTTATGCGTATTATAGGTAGTTATCAATTTAAAAATCCCATAAGTTATCAAACAGCACAAATTGTTTTTGAACCtcaaaataatcatattgGTTCTTTAATGGTTGgatcaaataaaaatatgttcGATGGAAAATTAAGTGTATGCCATATGTGTTATAAAGAAGATGATGATTCTTTGGTTGTTGATTCAATATTTAGTATCCTCTGGTCTTCTGGAATTGATAGATTTAGTGCCTTCATA tTCGCTTCCTTCATCGGGGCTGTGAAACAAACCTATCACCAAGGTACCTCCTGGAAACGTGCTCTCAGTAATATGGCCCCAACCGAATTTTACGAAATGCACAAACTTTTTATGGATAAGAGTGTTTAcggaaaagaaaaaagtcAAAATTACTTCTTGAAAAACATAAGAAAATACAGATTTCAATTTAGTAGAGGCTCATTCTCTAGAATGTTTAGAACGTTCCTAGAaaattctttaaataaaattaatttctTTAACTCAGAAGAAGCTATCATTATTTTAGTTATGTCAACCTTATATGCTctttacaaaaatatagaaCAATTCGATATTCCCTTAAAAGAAACCTATAAATTATATCAACAGAAATTAATTGAATCATATTACCATATAGACAAATATTCACACCATTATGAAACATATACTCTTAATattagaagaaaaaaatacaatGCACTTGTGAATAGTGAACATGAAAAAGCACAACAAGCTAGCCAAGGAGAAGGTAAAGACGAAGCAGAAAATGctgaattaaaaaaaagagttgaaaaaagaattaaatttaatgaTATACAATTAACAATGGAAGATGAAGTTGTAAGgaatacaaaatatttacaattAGAATTACAAGCAAAACCACAAGAAAGAGAAAAAATCATACAatatttaacatataaatataaagaaatacCAAATCATGAAATGTTCCCACATTTACCACACCAATgttatttcttattatattataattatgaaccctttttagaaaaaaacCTTCATGGTCTAGAAGGTGTTGTTAGTAAAATTACAGGAAAATCAGTCTTAAGTagatatttaaaaaatattaatttaatacaACCAGAGAAAACGAGATTTGCAtctataaaattaaaagatttAATCAATATACTTTGTGGTACACACATGtttttgaaaaaagaaCATATTACATTtgatgaaatatataaatatgaaaattcAAATGATGCTTTGAAACATCTTCTTATCATTGTTGCATTATTAAGAATTGAAAAGAGAACTAACCGATATTCTTGGACAACATATTTAACTTTACAAAAACAATTAGatgaaagaaaaagatattatgatacaccatttaaatatttatttttaaaaataactAAAGTAAGAAGATATTATGGAAGcgcaaaaaaaaaaatgttattaGGATTTGgtaaaaaatttaaaggAGTTAgatttttaaatatattaagatATACCAGATTCTTTGAAATTATGGAATATGCTGAATCAATAAATGAATTTTATCcatattgttatattaaatttgaAGATGTATTAACATTCTCAAATGtcttttataaatttaaatattctCTTTTAAGATATACAACAAGTAAACAATCTGTTAGAAATGTTGTGAACAATTTCAATTTGTCTCCACAAACAACAGTAAACAATGAAAACTTATTATTAAGAATATTTAGATTTATTgaattaattattaaaaagaagTATAATGTTGATATACATCATGTTAGAAAAGATGATAAAGATTTTGATAGACAtgcatataataaaaatgaatatatattaaatgatataaagTTTAATCCTAATATTGAACAATATTTAAGACAATTAACAGGTTTCATTAAACTTTTAACAGATATGAAATTTACtaatttcttatttttaagaAACTTATATTACTTTGTTAAATTTTATGCAGTAACAGGTGATTTAACTTATtcaataaataattcttctatatatttatgtaatagaaattatttagaatttatattaaattcCATTGTTGAAtttgaaaattttaaaaaatttatggTTAAGATTAAAGAGAAATTTgatattgaaaaatatcCAATTGATCCATATAATTTCCAAACAGAATGTTATTCTATAGATAGTGTTAAAACATATAGATTCTTTTTAAGTGATTtagataaattaaaatcATATCAAGATATAGAAAACTTACAAAATGTCTCATCATTCTATAAAGATTACTTATATATGGgattattttatgaaaacTTAGATGTCAGAaatttaaatgtatattataatctcaataaaaaaaaaaatgaagatcATAAAGCACACGGATCAAATGCATTTCTTGATGGTGGTCTTTCATTAAGTAAAAATATGTCatttaatgatataaatgattTAAGTGAATCTattcaaaattatttatatttagaaaaatTTTTAGCTGATAGTAATATACCTTCTATTCCATATCAAGGATTTTCAGTTAGACGTGTAAATGATGGTATGCATgtaacatataataatagatCAACTACACCACCAATTTATAAAGATAATGTTTTAGATCAATTCGAATTAGTAGGAAAATCATTAATTAGTGAATATTTCCAAAAAGTCAAATGTTCATTTGTTCAATATCCATtcaatttatattattggCTAGTCCTTAATCCAGGAAAACCAAATATAACCTTAAGTAGTAAAACCGGTTTAATTAAAGAAGATGATTTAATACCTAAAACAGttgaagaaaaattaaaggaagaagaagaacatgatattaaaattgttgaaaatatattatctgAAGATATCTTTGATTTTAAAGATAAATCAGATGATGACCAAAGTACAACTGCTGATTTACTTTCTACAGACACAGATGATTCAGAAACTGACGCAGAAAAAACATCAACCAATTCAAATACTCTAcacaaaaaagaaacaccagcaatgaaatataatatgaatatagCACAAGATGAAATTAATAGACAAAATGATGTATCTAAAAATACAACATATTcagaaaataatgaatacACAGCTGAAAATATAAGTAAACCATCAGATCAAAATACACAAAACTATGGAACAAAAATGCCCTCTCCATCATTTATACAAATAGCTAAAGTtaatgaacaaaatgatGCTCATATAGAAAGCTCTAAAAATACTCAAGAGAATCTTAAGTATGATTATAACAGTAATATgtatgaagaaaataaaaatgataagaaaaacaaaaaattaaataataatacaaaagaAATAAGTTTTCTTGAAAGAAGAGAAAATAATCCTATACCATTTAGTTCAAATATgattaaagaaaaaaataaagaagcTCATAAAGAACACTATGGATATTTCAATAGAccatataatatgtatgtaCCTCAAAAAGATATCTTCAGAAATTTCCATCTAGTTGTAAAAGTAGTACATGCATTAATATCCTTAAATAAATTCTCCATGGTTAGTCCAGATacaatattaaaaaaaggtATAGAATccatgaaaaaaaaacactCACTCAAAAtgattaaaaatataaatccatttatacataaaatgATACTTGACATGAATGAAACCAttcaaaaattaaaatcTGATAGTGAAAAAGCATATGCTGGACCAAAAGCAGatattatatctttatataaaattgtGGAATTCCAATTATTTaatcaatatattatatatccaCCATTAAAAAGATTAACCAAAAAAGAacttaaatatatacttgATGTTGTTAACCAAGGATATTATTTCTACCTAAAAAATGTTATccaaaaattaaaaagagaAAATCTACAAAAATCCAAAGttatcaaaatatttaataatttccAAGAATTCTCTAATTTATTAGATGATGATGGTATAgacaaattatataatatatttactgaaacatttaaatgtaaaaatattaaatgttTTGATCTTTTATTCCAAGGATTCCTAACTgaacaatataataacattgTCTATCGTTATACACATGATCATGATGCTATGAACTCATATAATGataacatatttaataataaagaattattaaacaaaatattcaGAAGAGCATATGACAACTATTTTATTACACCTATTAAAAGCCATCAACCAAAAAAACTCATATCTTTAGAAAAACCATCATTAGAACAACCAGTATTGACGTTAGAAGAATTTGCATATGGATTCCATGAATTtggaaataaaatagaaaaatgGAGATCATTGCTTACCCTATTCAATATaagacatatatatattaatatatgcCACATGCTATTAAGTGTTAAACATAGTATACAACGATCACACAGAGTTTTTATGCACAAATTTGGTTTCTTCGGCATCTTCAGAAAAAAGAGGGAAATTTACATTCCATAA